One segment of Nostoc piscinale CENA21 DNA contains the following:
- the plsY gene encoding glycerol-3-phosphate 1-O-acyltransferase PlsY translates to MAIWLSLCAAIFVVAYLLGSFPTGYIAVKQLTGIDIREVGSGSTGATNVLRTLGKGPGAFVLGVDCLKGVFAIALVYALFNFAATSNFVPKTVDLQLWQPWMVILAGLAAILGHSKSIFLGFTGGKSVATSLGILLAMSWQVGLATLGVFAVVVAISRIVSLSSISGAIAVSILMLLFHQPLPYILFSILGGFYVIIRHRSNIERLLAGTEPKIGQKVVTEAEKTEQTV, encoded by the coding sequence ATGGCTATTTGGTTAAGTTTGTGTGCAGCGATTTTCGTAGTAGCTTACTTGCTGGGTTCTTTTCCCACTGGCTATATTGCCGTGAAGCAGCTAACAGGTATTGATATTCGAGAAGTGGGTTCTGGTTCAACGGGGGCGACTAATGTATTAAGAACTTTGGGTAAAGGGCCGGGAGCCTTTGTTTTAGGAGTTGATTGCTTAAAAGGAGTATTTGCGATCGCTTTAGTTTATGCTTTATTTAATTTTGCTGCTACTTCCAACTTTGTTCCAAAAACCGTAGATTTGCAATTATGGCAACCCTGGATGGTGATATTAGCGGGTTTAGCTGCGATTTTGGGACACAGTAAATCAATATTTCTGGGCTTTACTGGTGGTAAATCTGTGGCTACCAGTTTAGGGATATTATTAGCGATGAGTTGGCAAGTTGGTTTGGCAACTTTGGGAGTATTTGCCGTTGTTGTCGCTATTTCCCGCATTGTATCCTTAAGTTCAATTTCTGGTGCGATCGCTGTTTCTATTTTGATGTTACTTTTCCACCAACCATTACCTTATATTTTGTTTAGTATTCTTGGTGGTTTTTATGTAATTATTCGCCACCGCAGTAATATAGAGCGTCTTTTAGCTGGAACTGAACCCAAAATTGGACAGAAAGTAGTTACAGAAGCCGAAAAAACAGAACAAACTGTTTAA